gTCCCTCCCCGTTTAGGCctgtttgcttctgtttggttcctaACGAATACACCCCTGGTACATGTTGGCATCTTTGTTTTGGCAAAAAGGAAGAATATTCACATCTCTCTTGCACATGTTGCCCACAGGACCTTTACCTCTCACAGGAAACATCTAGAGACAATAGAAAAGATGCACTTAAGTAGCATTCACATGCAGCTTTAACTCAGCGTCCTCAGACTAGGTTTAGATTGGAACCTTTTCCTTACTAATTCTTACATAGGAATTCACAGCTAATGTTTATCAGGTTTTGGGTAGTATTATCTTACATAAAATGAGTATTTGGGATGAACGAATTAAATAGGTGGATGGGATTCCAAACTCCAACGAAAACACCTCCTGGGTAGAAAAATGAGCCATTTAGGAAAAGACCAGAAGAGACAGAAACGTAGAAGAGGGTTTGAGAAACTTGTGCTTATCATCCTGAAGGCTCTCAGTCTGGATACTGTAAAACACACAACAACCCCCTGCTCCCACCTTCATCCCGTGGTTCACTTCCGAAACACGCCCCCCGGAAAAAAAGGGAGTCCTTGACAGAGGAAGTCCGTCCTCATTGGTCCGTTTGTGTTTCTCAACGTGCCAcagtttttttttcttgattATTGATGAGCCAAAATACCAGAATATCAAAAATAAATGCAACCCTTTCACAAAACAATGAGAAATAAATAATCAGTGGTGTTCTGGTTGTATATATTTACATACATAAAGAGTCGTTTCGTTGTTGTATGTATATGTACAGAATCAATAGGCAGTCTGTTTTCCAGACTGAGCACGAACATATGACTGGAATTATAAATTCACACGCAACTCCAGGAGAAagcaaagaaagaaaaataacttAAAGGGGCAGGTCAAAAAATTCTACTACGTAATTGTTTACCCATACAGGGATGCAGTGGtttgtagggagagagagaagtaaatatcaaataaaaacagaaaatagATTTTTCTTTCATAGGACTCCTTTAACATAAAAAAACCTTACATAGCGAGTAACTGGCGAGAAATAGCTTATTCAAATCATGAATATTGACTGACTACGACATGCACAATGCTTTTCAAGCCTTGGGAGGAAGAGAAGCTTGATTTTGCTGCACAGATCACAGGCTAATGTGGATTTTGTCGTTTTATATTGAATAATTCTGTTATTGAACTATAAACAATATGCAGGGCACCGTTGTGGATTGTTAATCAGCTAACTGTGCCCCATTTAATCTGTTTGACCTATAAGACAGTCAAGCTCTATGTACAAGCCCAAAGTGCTCATTCATGAGAGTCATTGTGAATCGAATAAGTTGAATAAAGTTGAGCCGAcaaactgtattgtgggaaatGCAGTTCACTCTCTGAAAATGACTGTGCTTCTTTTGATGTATTTCGGTTCTAGTTTGCAATCGACTAGACAAATGATTCTTATCCTCATAGTTCTtccattctctatatagtggacATCCTCTTCCTTCTGCGCATGTCAACAAGGCCAGTAGCTGCAGTAACGGACGTCCCTACTGAACTTAAATGTCTTAACCCCTTCTGAAATGTCTTCTGAAATGTCCTGTAGAGGCCATTGTCCAAACTTGTCCAGAGGTCTGAATATGTATCATCCTCACTGAAAATGAATGTTTTTTAACCCCATCCCAGTCCCATACGGAAGTAGCGTCTGTACAGAAGGGCTGTGTGTCCGCCAGATAACTCTGTCCCACTTGCAACACGCACCTGGACTACACAGTTCCTCAAATTGTACCCCCTGGGCCACTATATCCACATGGTTAGCATGTACAGTACGCATACGATTCCAGTTTAGCCTCAGTCTTCAATGTCCTGTTAGTCGCCAGTCTTCTCCAAGTCTTCACAGGgtatttgcagtgtgtgtgtgtgtgtgtgtgtgtgtgtgtgtgtgtgtgtgtgtgtgtgtgtgtgtgtgtgtgtgtgtgtgtgtgtgtgtgtgtgcgtgcgcgtgcgcgtgcgtgtgcgtgtgtgtgtgtgtacccaggtCTGTAACCCTATGACCTAGTAGccatggcgtgtgtgtgtgtgtgtgtgttttagagcaTTCCATTGGGACGGTATATTTCTGTCTACATATTATGTGTGAATGAGCATATGACCATGAGTATTGCATTATGTGGGATCCTACATTATATCTTTATGGGATAGCAAGTCTATATTTTAATGTACaatatgtgtgtaagtgtgtgtgttgctgtgtgtgtgtctcagacacTCCGCGGGGGTCTCTGTTGCTCATGGGTTCTCCTGTTTCGCCCCTTCTTATTCTCCTGCATTCGCCTCCACTTGGCCGTGTGCTGGGGTCCACCTCTGGCCCCACCACCAGGCACCTGGGTTCCCCCCAGGGCGCCTTGGCCCTTCTGGGGGCTCTGGGTGTTGGGTGTGGCCTGAGAGTTCTGGGCATTCTGGTTGTTGTTTTTAGGGGCCTGTGCCTGGGTTAGCGTACCCGCATGGTGTTGCACCTTCTGGGGGTTCGTGCTCCGGGGGCTCCCTTCTTtgttctgctgctgctgcaccgTAGGATGCCCGCTCTGCTGCTTCTGGGCATTGGGTGCACCTGCGCCAAGAGGACTACTTTTAGGCTTTAGGCCTGAGCTTGGAGCTCCGCCGTCAGGCCTAGCCAGACTTTGGTCattggtggtgatggtgggggtTTTCAGACGCCGCTGCTTGCGCTCCTTCCGCCACACACGCTCGCAGAACTCCTCCACGCTGTTCAGGTCAGGGTGgtcgaggagggagaggaaatcCCTGTACCACAGCTTGTGTTTTGTTGAGTGCCCTGCACCAGCAGGCCCACCTGCACCACCAGACCCACTACCTGCGCCACCAGACCCTCCAGCTCCACCCTGAGGCCCACCAGGCAGCAGCTCACCCAGCCTCTGTGTGGGGATGACCTGGAGGGAGAGGCGGAGGAGGGGCTGGATGAAGCCGTGCTCCACAGCGTGGCAGGTGTAGACGCCTGAGTCGGCCTGGGTGAGGATGCGGATGAGCAGGCCCTGCTCCGTGCGGATCATCCTGTCCTCGGACTtgatctggagagagagatggagagggaaatgAGGGGGatgggaggaaagggaggggggaATAGAAAGGGTGGGGTGGATTCAATATCCACTCAATATGGTTACATTTGAGTGCATGGCAATTGATTATTAACAAACTGAAGCAATTTCAGGTAATCATTTGTGAAGGTTTAGTGTGATTGCAAAGTTATTGAAAATGATTGGGACGTTATTGAGAATGATGGTAAATAGGACACATCTTgcatgcagagtgtgtgtgtacccacCTCATGTTTGCGGTCCTCGTTGGGTCTTTGGAGCTGCCAGTAGATGAGGGCTCTCTGGGACTTGGGACTACACTCCAGGAACATGCTGCTGTTCTCCACTCCGTACACACTCCTGTCCTCCACATGACCCAGCCCGTCCACGTCATCTACACGGACACAAGGATAGGGTTACCAGAGAAACACCACagtggggttttgtgtgtgtgtgtgtgtgtgtgtgtgtgtgtgtgtgtgtgtgtgtgtgtgtgtgtgtgtgtgtgtgtgtgtgtgtgtgtgtgtgtgtgtgtgtgtgtgtgagagatgagagcgtaaaataaaaatctaaagcGTTTGTACCATGATGCTGCAGGTCGGAGCACTGGGAGAGGGGATCTCCATTCCTGATGTCCTGGCGTCTCGTTCTCCTATGAAACAACCAAAGAAACATACACATGTTAGATTGTGTTCCCAGTGAGTTAATAAACGTCCCTCACACACAACATATCAACCTGTAGGTGTCGGTCAGGCCCCTCACTGCTCTGTTTCCTCAGACTTATTTCTCTTCTCCCCAGTTCCATCGGGAAGGAGCCAGTGATTGAGGGCTCTATGTACTGTGACGTTTCTACCACTAGAGGGCGGTCTTAACCAGTGACACAGCTGACACATTTGTGCAGTACAACTGAAGAACAGACCAGAACTGTTTATTTCACCATCAGTCCTCTGTTAAGTCTGATGCTATTGAGTGGGTGGATAAATAAAAAGAGAGAAAATCACAGGCACATTTAAAAACTACCTTTTGCTTCTATTAAAGGAATGATTCACTGTGATTCATCGTTCAGGGACATGTCATTACTAAACATGAAACACAGATAGACTGGGCCTTGAAAATCCTGAGTATGTCCTCCACGACTTGAAAGACCCTTTAGtcgatacagtgtgtgtgtgtgtgtgtgtgtgtgtgtgtgtgtgtgtgtgtgtgtgtgtgtgtgtgtgtgtgtgtgtgtgtgtgtgtgtgtgtgtgtgtgtgttttagagcaTTCCATTGGGACGGTATTTTTCTGTCTACATATTATGTGTGAATGAGCATATGACCATGAGTATTGCATTATGTGGGATCCTACAACATGCTTCCCTGTGCTCCCTATGTGTTCCCTGGTTCATTACCACTAAGATCATAGGCTCTTACGTGTCGTAAAAatctgaagggagagaggggagcacAGCCAAAGGTGGAGGTCTCTAGGTCTCGTGTCAGGGTTTCTATAACCATAcaggacatatatatatatatatatatatatatatatatatacacacacacatataaacaacatgtacacacacccatttacctacccacacacacacacataaataaatACACTTACACATGCATACATCCCCTCCGACGCACACACCCTGCTCCTACccaacacccagacacacacactccaccactctTCCTACATTTCCTCCCAAGCATTCCTGCCTTTGGCTCTCTGAACACGTGCAGGGCAGTCAGAGTGCCTGCTGAGCCGAGCCCGGGCGTCTGGTTCTCATTTAGCTGGAGAATAACATATTTGGAGAGTACTGGAGCGCCCCAGCAGCTCTGACCAAGGGTGTACCACCACCCCTCTACCGCCCTCCTTCTGAGGCTGCGATTCAATTCTCTCATACTTCCCTAGTGTAGATGTTGATCttaggtcagttttgtgttttcGGACctgatggttagggttaggtttcagGGAGGGTAcgttgatcctagatctgtatttAATAGAGAGTTGTGCTGGACGGAGGTGGAGGGCTGGTAGTGGTCAGGCTAATCCTGCtggatggaggagaaggtcatTTATGGGTGTGTTTGTTCATAGCTCTCGGCTGGTGGGGTGAAGAAGTCAGACGGCTTCTGTTGGCCTattatttggtgtgtgtgtggctatgtggGTGTTTTATAACTCTTGGCTATAGGGTGAAGTGGTTCTAATACTGCTACTGgccaggactgtgtgtgtgtggggaagcATGGTTTTACCACCCCTGAGCTGTGGAATGCACAACAATCACACAAATTGAATGTGTGTACCAGTGTATTTGTGTACGTGTACAAAGGCAAGAACAGtaggtgaaccctttggaattactcGGAtctctgcataaattggtcatcaaatttgatctgatcttcatctaagtcacaacaatagacaaacacagtgtgcttaaactaataacacaaattgTTGTATTTTTCTTGACTATATTGaaaacatcatttaaacattcacagtctaggttgtaaaaagtatgtgaaccccctaggctaatgacttctccaaaagctaattggagtcaggagctaacctggagtccaatcaatgagaccagattggagatgttggttagaccTGCCCTGCcatataaaaaacacacacaacgtgtgagtttgctattcacaagaagcatcacctgatgtgagccatgcctcaaacaaaagaggacctaagattaagaattgttgacttgcataaagctggaaaaggTATTTCTCTAAAAGCCttaatgttcatcagtccacagtaagacacattgtctataaatggagaaagttcagcactgttgatACTCTCCCTTGGAATGGCCCTCCTGCAAAGATGAcagcaagagcacagtgcagaatgctcaatgaggttaagaagaatcctagagtgtcagctaaagacttacagaaatctctggaacatgttaACATCTCttttgacgagtctacgatacgtaaaacactaaacaagaatgatgatcatgggaggacaccacggatgAAGCCACTGCTCTCCAAAAAAACAAtttctgcacgtctgaagtttgcaaaagtgaaCCTGGATGTTTCGCAGCGCAACtgacaaaatattctgtggacagaggacactacagttgagttgtttggaaggaacacacaacactatgtggagaaaaaaaggcacagcacaccaacatcaaaaccttattccaactgtaaagtatggtgtagggagcatcatggtttggggctgctttgctgcctcagggcctggacagcttgctatcatcaatgTAAAAATGagttcccaagtttatcaagacattttgcaggagaatgttaggctatctgtctgccaattgaagttcaacagaagttgggtgatgcaacaggacaacggcccaaaacacagaagttaatcaacaacagaatggcttcaacagaagaaaatacaccttctggagtggcccagtcagagtcctgacttcaacccgattgagatgctgtggcatgacctcaagagagcagttcacaccagacatcccaagaatattgctgaactgaaacagttctgtaaagaggaatggtccaaaatgtctcctgttgtgcaggtctgatcagCAACTgagtttggttgaggttattgctgccaaaggagggccaaccagttattaaatccaagagtTCACATATTTTTttcaccctgcactgtgaatgtttacaccatgtgttcaataaagacatgaaaacatataattgtttgtgtgttattagttaaaacagactgtgtttgtcaattgttgtgacctagatgaagatcagatctaattttatgaccaattcatgcagaaatccaggtatttccaaagggttcacatactttttcttgccactgtatgtga
This genomic interval from Oncorhynchus clarkii lewisi isolate Uvic-CL-2024 unplaced genomic scaffold, UVic_Ocla_1.0 unplaced_contig_2415_pilon_pilon, whole genome shotgun sequence contains the following:
- the LOC139395905 gene encoding semaphorin-3aa-like produces the protein MDGEHTGKATIARIGQLCKNDLGGHRSLVNKWTTFLKARLTCSVPGLNGIDTHFDELQDVFLMSSKDPKNPVIYAVFTTSSNIFKGSAVCMYNMADIRRVFLGPYAHRDGPTYQWVPFQGRVPYPRPGTCPSKTFGGFDSTKDLPDDVITFARGHPAMFNPVHPIGGRPIVVRTDVDYQFSQLVVDKVEAEDGQYDVMFIGTDLGTVLKVVTIPRESWHDLEEVVLEEMTVFREPTPITAMELSTKQQQLYLGSALGVSQMPLHRCEVYGKACAECCLARDPYCAWDGTECSRYFPTAKRRTRRQDIRNGDPLSQCSDLQHHDDVDGLGHVEDRSVYGVENSSMFLECSPKSQRALIYWQLQRPNEDRKHEIKSEDRMIRTEQGLLIRILTQADSGVYTCHAVEHGFIQPLLRLSLQVIPTQRLGELLPGGPQGGAGGSGGAGSGSGGAGGPAGAGHSTKHKLWYRDFLSLLDHPDLNSVEEFCERVWRKERKQRRLKTPTITTNDQSLARPDGGAPSSGLKPKSSPLGAGAPNAQKQQSGHPTVQQQQNKEGSPRSTNPQKVQHHAGTLTQAQAPKNNNQNAQNSQATPNTQSPQKGQGALGGTQVPGGGARGGPQHTAKWRRMQENKKGRNRRTHEQQRPPRSV